The nucleotide sequence GACTAACCTTATAAACGGTGTCTTCCTTTTTTACTCTTAAGGTATGATAGATGGAAGAATCAAAGGGGATTTTTTGGCAGGATAGATTTATGGTCTGATAGTCATACTTTAATTCTTTCATTTTTTCACTAAAGCTGATATCACCTGTTAAAATAAGCGGTATTTGCAGTTTTTGATTTTGAACAAAGCTTCCTTTTCCTTGCATCGCAAAAATATAACCGAGTTCCTGCAATTGTTCATATGCCTTTCTAATCACCATTCTTGGTACTTTATACAAGTCGGCTAATTCATTTTCCGATGGCAATTTGTCATTCGGTTTATACTTGCCTTCCCTTATCTCCATAATCAACCGATCTACTAACATTGTTTTCTCAGACATCTAGACTTCGCCCCTTTCAAAACCGAACCTATATTGAGTGTATCTTCCGAATATAAAGTTAAGGTTACGATTATGTAAAAGTTTTATAGAGCTGTAGTTATGGTATCTGACTTAATAGCTCCCTTTCTTTTTTCGACTGATTGATAAGGGATATAGGAATGGTTTACCTCCATCATTACATTATTGCCCTTTTGCCGTCCGTTCTTTTCTCGCTTGTAACGCTTCAAAAGTCTTCCTTCCTGGACTTCTACTCCCAATCAGCACAGGTTGTTCTCCATAATTCCCATGAAAATCAGACCCACCTGTCATGATAAGGTCATATTTTTCTGCGAGCTGTTGTGCTTGTTTTTCATGTTCCCTATGATGCAACGGATGCCAAACCTCAATTCCTTGGAGTCCCACATCTACTAAGTCAGGAACCATTTCAAAGTTGCCATACTGACCCGGATGAGCAAGCACTGGCACTCCCCCCGCAAGACGAATCGCCTCTACGGCTGTTTTGGCATCCATATACTCCATCGGAATAAAGGCAATCCCTGGATTTTCTCCATTTTTTCCGCGATGAAACAATTTTTTATAAAGTGGACCATAAATGGAATCCGTATAACCTGCCTCCATCAACGCATGCATGATATGTTGCTTGTAAACTCCCGTTCCACCATGTGCAAATTCCTTACACCGCTCCCATGTAATCTCATACCCTGCATCGACTAATCTCTCGACCATTTTCTCCGAGGCACTATGCCTTTTGTTCATAATCGGTTGACAAACGGTTTCAATTGCTTCGTGACCAGGCTCCATATAATACCCTAGAATGTGTACACGCCGACCTCTTTCAAAGTCAAACCCTGACATCTCGATGCCTGGAATGACTTCAATTCCATATCTTTTTCCCTTTTCAATCGCTTCTTCAAGACCTTTCATTGTGTCATGATTCGTGATTGCCAAATGAGTAACCTCATGTGCAAGAGCTAACTCCAAGACCTCATCAATGGACAGTGGACAATCGGAAATATTCGTATGACAATGTAACTCAATCTTCATGCCGGTCCCTCCTTTACCTTTGTTTTAAGCATAACTTGGTACCAAGTTATCCGTGTTAATCGTATGTAAATAGTTTGTAAAAAGAATGGAGAGATTCTTATAGTGGATAATCGAGGAAATACATGCATGGCCT is from Radiobacillus kanasensis and encodes:
- a CDS encoding GntR family transcriptional regulator, with the protein product MSEKTMLVDRLIMEIREGKYKPNDKLPSENELADLYKVPRMVIRKAYEQLQELGYIFAMQGKGSFVQNQKLQIPLILTGDISFSEKMKELKYDYQTINLSCQKIPFDSSIYHTLRVKKEDTVYKVSRLRIVEGCPIAVHTSFLSQSLFKNIEGDGTEIHSIFQYYREQGYTDFEPMQSHLNVVFPTKTEREIFKCPSLVPLLLLESGCVDKKTGAVLDYSKIMYRSDFFTYVI
- a CDS encoding PHP domain-containing protein, with product MKIELHCHTNISDCPLSIDEVLELALAHEVTHLAITNHDTMKGLEEAIEKGKRYGIEVIPGIEMSGFDFERGRRVHILGYYMEPGHEAIETVCQPIMNKRHSASEKMVERLVDAGYEITWERCKEFAHGGTGVYKQHIMHALMEAGYTDSIYGPLYKKLFHRGKNGENPGIAFIPMEYMDAKTAVEAIRLAGGVPVLAHPGQYGNFEMVPDLVDVGLQGIEVWHPLHHREHEKQAQQLAEKYDLIMTGGSDFHGNYGEQPVLIGSRSPGRKTFEALQARKERTAKGQ